The genomic DNA tcatattcattcattcatcaacAAATGGCAACCTCTTGGACTGCAAGGCAGAACAAACTGTTTGAACAAGCATTGGCTTTATATGACAGGGAAACTCCTGAAAGATGGCACAATGTGGCCAAAGTGGTTGGAAAATCAGTTGAAGATGTTAAGAGTCACTATGAGATCCTCAAAGAAGATGTTCAACGTATTGAGCATGGCCATATCCCTTTTCCTCGTTACAAAACTAACACCAACTCCTAAGGTATAATATATGTACTGCTGCtacacattttcattttctatgaCCATGTTCTTAAATTAATATGTTTTTGAGGGAAGTCTAAAAGAGGCTATACTCTTTGGATTATGAGCCCCTAAACTTAATTAGATATTAAAGCCTAATATAAGCCTCTAAATTAAGTTTAACTAAAATTTAGAAACTAAACCCACTTAAGTTGAAATGAACATATTGACTTAGGACCTGAGAGTTTCCTTAAAGTTTTAGGTTCgattatttcaaattttctatTATCTTTACAAACATATAAGCACCCTAAATTGTGCAGAATAAGCAACTGTTTTTTAAAACAGACCATCTCATAATATTGAGGTTTACcataatataaaatctcaaTTAAATACTTGCTGGCTGCTGCTATGCGGGGTCCATATTGAATGAGATAAGAATTTGGGAATAGAGATAGTCCCTAAAAAGTGCGACAGTTATTGGTTttatgtatgtggttcataactTACTTCATATGTACatttatatgtttaattttttcttaggCATTGTCTTGTTCATCCAACTACAATATGTCCATCCATGCACTTAAACAATGACTTATGACTTGTCGGTGCACttaataatgaaattttttcttgtataataagtatttgaaaattttgtatttaatattttaacaaGTTATCTGTGTATGCATAATAATTTCTGCTTAATTTACtaataatatttatcttttcctATATACTTTACAGGTTCTTGAAGATATCCAGAATCCAATAAGCTTTGAATAACCAACCAATATTTGGCGTATCTTTGACCCTGCCAAGTGAATGTGGCAGTCTTCTATAGCTAGTCAAATTAATTGTATTCCTCGCCCTTTAATTTCCTTACATtgcaccaaaaataaaatattgtatttagattaatttaattcattattgTAAGTTTATGAaggattaaattttaatatagtaTCAAATAATAGTTTATAAAACTAGCgtattatttttcattctttgcacttttattttcttcctattaCAAATTTTGAACAAAGTTAAACCGAGTGATTAATGAACTTcagtaaaaaaaactaatcgtTAAAAAAAACGTGTGTTTGAACTATGATTGAAATAGTCATAAACACGATATTTACCTTATGTCAAACTATGAATTACTAGTATACTCTTCCCTCTtacttcaaaaagaaaatgatactGTTCGCCTGAGAAATAAAAGGGTTAAACCAAAATATATACGACAATTTTtaatcccccccccccccccccccccatttGATGTCTATAGACAATGTGACAAGAATCATTAAAACTCACACATAGAGATTCAAGCTCTTAAGATTGGATCTTGTTGATATTATCAATTGAGCTAGGTCTAACAGACTTGATCAAACCCTCTTTATTCAACAAAAAGACATATATTGGTCAAAAACcctcctttttaaaaaaaaaaaaaaaaaaaggtcctattttcaatacaaaatttttatttttgaattcttTACTATGTGGTTCAAAGCACAAGTTAACAAGACCTATATAATACTTCAATGACATTAGTTTGTCATTTGTCATGTTTTCTATGTTGGAAACGAACTATAAAAAAAGAGTAAGTGAATCAAGTTCCGATCCTTTATACTATACTTTATTTCTcgccaaaaaataaataacatttactaCAAGAAAACATGATTTTAGAATTCAATATTAGCGTTGGCCCCCGACACGGACGCTAATAGCACCACTTAGAGTTGGAGGGACacacatttatatatatttttttttgtggaaaatGTTAGAGTCGGCCAGACGGAGAGTATAAGTTGAGAGACCCACATATAACGTTGAAGAACAATGTTAACGTCCatgtttcaagtttttttttttttttttttatggtggccgGAATTTGAATCCCGAACCTTACATACATAATACATTGTTCATActaattgagctaagctcacgaggacgtcCATGTTTCAAGTTTGTTAGAGTAAGTTTTTGACCGACGCCAAAATGCAGTTTTCTTATAGTGATTTATATCAATAAATTTTGGTTAAATATGTATTAATCTTctgatccttttttttttaaagaatcaaaCTTTGGAGTGCtatattttttggtgaataCTTTTgagaactattttttttttaaagaacttccgagaactattttatttttcttttagggAACTTTCGAGAACTATTATTAGTTAGATTAGATGatagttttttatatatttatttattcgtaGATAGTTGGATTATAAGTTAGTGGAATGATCAAAGGCGAAaagtatatatactattttctatagggaacttctacggtacatctcataaattgaggtgtaccggtactccttgcttcataaattgataaatttatgattattttaggAAGTAAAGAGCTATTTGTCAAGGTTATtctttagaaaacatcatttcatataaagaaaaatataatttcattgtttataataatcatattaaatttttaacattactcataaaaaataatcaataatcttcattatgagtaataaaaattcaaaaaaattaaattttatttcgtcgacacttttggtaaataagatttaatttttataattgtaaatgatagatttcttaaaaaaaaaacaactcatttgattaataatttaacaatttggtgtatcggtacactcaaatatttgagtgtaccatagaatttgccttttcTATATACTtgaaaataatatctttttttaaacaactactcgaaaataatatcttttttaaacAACTGATCGTATAtaatatcttgtttttttttttttttgaataagtaaTTTCTTGATATATAGTAGTTCTTTTTTATGTTCTTCATATATGGTAGTTGATATAAGACAGAACACGACAATTTATTTCTTGGTCCGGTAATGTTCAAGATATAAAGTGGTACACATCCACTAAATGGATGTATTCGTTTGCTATTTTTATCTGGTTCTAAAAATCTAAAATAGATAGCATATTTTCCAGAAAACAAATAGTTCCAAACTAAAAAAAAGCATATATAATAAGCATAATCGACCAAAACCGTTTAACTTTTAATTAAACTGAagttttcattcttcttctctttaaataaattatgtattttcttttgaCTAAGCATTTGGTATATGTTCTTACATGTGTGATGAGTCAGACACCAACTTCAATggtaacactaaaaaaaatgtttttttaggtgttttttctttaattttttttgaaatgttaCATGGGAGAAACAAGAAAAGGAACAAGTGATTTCAGTTCCTTGTTatctaattaattatttaattttttttgagcttttagacaattttttggagtaaaaaatatttgtcttcaatttcttttctaatttttgctttcttttttgttttttttaaatgatcttatattttattttatatataaaagttcttAAGTTTCTTAGACAATGTTTTGAAGCCAAAAAGTTTGTCGCATATTTCCTTCCaaattttttgctttatttttttctttttaaaaaatgatctCTCATATATAAAAGTTTGTAAGTCGTTTAGAAAACTTTTTGGAGGCAAAAAAGTTGTGGCCAATTTCCATCCaaatttttgcttttgtttttggttttcaaaaAATGATCTCATATATCTATACTATAGATAAAGAAAACTATCCCTTTCAGCACACTTTTAGGTTGaacttttctttccaaaaatacccttaattttaaatacaaataacacatataataaatatataacaataatttgtactatatataaagaaaactatccCTTTCAGCACACTTTTGGGTTgaacttttcttttcaaaaatacccttaattttaaattttaattttaaatacaaataacacatgtaacaaatatataacaataaatttaatttaaggagaaaacttaCACACAGTtccttatgatttttttttttactatttaaagCAATGTTTCTTTTACATAATATGTCATGTAtacatttatgttatgatgttactaattactattagaataaacaataaaagatcattattttatctttaatttatatgcaggtaaactaaaatatgttgagttcataaataatatttttatatgccttgacaatattttgtttataaatcaaaatatcaataattttcattaattttttaaaatttaatcaaaattataaaaacaaacataataaaataatcacatgcgTTAGGGCAGTAGAAAAAGCTAACAGAAGGGCACGATATTGCCCGTCTTTCTGCTAGTTATTATAAAAAGTCtcttaaataatattttggagACAAAAAAGTTGCAAATTTTCTTCCtaattttttgcttttgttttggttttaaaaaaaatgacatttaggGTGATTGATGAGTAACATGACATTTGGAGGGACACTTTGATCTCTCTGAGCTAATCACTTGAATAAGAACCCTTGTTTCATAAGTGGCAATTGTTTGCATTAATCCTAATAAAAAGACAAAGgagattcgaagaatcctaattACCGCCAAAAACTCTAAATCAAAACCCGCCCGTTTGGTGCGCAGGATATGAAATCCTGAGTCAATCCGTTGTTTGATGCCCCAATATGAAATGATAAGTTTAACCTATTTCTAATCCTATCCCACTTCTCCTTTGTTGTTTTTATCCTTAGATTTTGGTGGGTTAGAAATCTGAAAGCATATAGCTATCACACACGTATCTTATATTCATGACAATACATCCTTCGATTCCCACTCCTTCAATTCTcgttctttttatattttttccccAATTTTCTTgttccaaatcaattaaattccAACAATTTCTTCCCACTGCTTCTGTCTTTCTTCccaatcaatttcaattaaattcCAACGATTTCTTCTCACTGCTTCTGCCTTTCTTCCCAATTAATTTCAATTGGCAACACAAATATCAATTACCAATCTGATTTCAATTGATATGAGCAACTTCAGAACTCAAACTctttctttcatcttctctGCAAATTCAAGTTCAAACAAGAAAGAAGGTTGATTTCAATGGAGGTTGCTGGAGGTGTTTTGCCTAATTTGTGACTATTGATGGAATTGTTggaatgttttattatttaataatattccaatatcattatgtgggcaaatatcgtaataataattatattagctatttatcaattgtgacccttaattgattagtgatcaaattaagtaataaggctaattagatttctattttggataattaattatttaattagttgatatggactcaacatgagtggatgtccggatggcccattaacggaataatgggaaaccctaatggccatccaatataaaagaggctatggtccccaataTACCGTACACGGCaatactctctcttctccccatctgaagagaacttgaggcataaaggtaccggttgaggaagaaccaaatcagccgccgctaactctattgtgtgtttcagatcatcTCATCTctttggttattgttgttgatgagagGGTTGCCTTGAAAGCTTTATCCAGGTATTCCtaataccctaattcttaatatccttggtaaatcaaacatgtcgtagatccgatcataatcatgttcaatgttttgtttgcttccgctattgattcataattgttgaacatgtattatgaaatctgtttatattaagacctaaatttccaacaagtggtatcagagcggtcttcatgtttgatttattgggattaattccaattttttttttatttgtccatAATTGGATTTAGTTTCTGCATCTATTTCTTATGAAccctaaaattttcttttacgGCTTTATTTTGATGTCGTAAGATGCCGAAATAATTCTGCTTTTATTTCAAAGCTTCATCCACATGGTCTACTATTGTTTTGTTGATATAGATATTCTTTATGGTACAGCCGATTGATTTTACAAGTAACTTATTGGCcttatatttgattaattttaagagaaaaggttaatattttattcttgAAGGCATGTATATCCATCgttgattttatatttgaattaacTTGTGTGTATTACATGTCATCATGGTTAGTGTATGAcgttttttgtatattttgatgGCTTATTTGTTGATGGATGTGCACCAAAATTAGCgtgaaattttacttttcacGAATCgattttagttgatttttttttttttttttcaccaatCAACTTTAGTTGCTTTATTTTGGTTTCTATTCATTCGGTTTCAATACCACTGATTTGGTTTTGATTAAATTGAGGATAATATTTAACTTTGTATAGAAAGCTAAGGAAAATAAAGTTTGGCTcacttgttttatattttatggttCACATACTTATGTTTGCTCAGATTTATTTGTTTCTGATAATCAAAATTTTCTTGTGGCCATAATCAATGGGGATTACTATTGTGTTTATAAGTTTTAGATCCTGACACTATTTTTGTGTGAATAATATATGTGCTACATCCATTTTTTTGGTCCAGTAAAAGAGATGATCCTTTATATTTACACTTGCTGCTTACTCAAGGATTTCATAAAGAAAATCGTTTCAAATTTTGGATCATGTGTGaccttttgaaaatatatgagcatatttggattttattttgtttttgtgtgatTTGCTTGGAAAATTGAAGAGTTAGAATCAATTATTTacttttggtttatttttttcaaataattttatcatatcctTCAATTTTGATTCACGTAGATTTTGTGCTTAAAAGTTTTATGTTTGAGAAGCAAGACACATAtaaattagtatatatatttgGCTGTTATATATAATTGTAGAAAATTTAGTGTCTTTATTCTTTGCGTATAATGACGCATCTCAAATATACACATAAGACAGGGATTTGATTCTTTAaatgttgaaaaaatattaatattgattctctagttttctttgtttgtttgtttatttataaacataaagtatatttccttatttaggaaataattgagtttagagttattcattgttttatttaaagaatcaattggtatatgtgaataattgtgGCATGAATATTTTGGTGTACATAAGGttcaattttcttttggtttctaattgaatatttttcttatagcatgattatgatgttagactttattgttattaagttttctacaataatattttgtcttatcatgcattttgaatatatttcatGCTATGTTTGTAGTTGCATTTATGcgatatatataaatgtattgTCATACACACATTGGTGTGATTTGTTACTTGCATCTTCTTTCAAATTTGTGAGTTTGTCTTCACACTTAAAGTATTGTCATACACACATTGGTGTGATTTATGACTTTCATCTTCTTTCAAATTCGTGAATTTGTCTTCACACTTAAGGGTTGTTGAGTGACCTTATGGTTACTTAGCAACATAATGGACTAATTCAGCCTACATTATGTCAGTAGTGCTTTGTAAATTTAAGATCATTCCCATTTAATTTGTTGTGAAATGTCTAGTAATTGCGGTTGTTTTGGTTGAAGCAACATGTTGCCAAAGTAACCTCTGTTGCGTAGATTTGATTCAACTGAACTTACAAAAGACGTAGTATGGAATTATTCATGCGAGTTGTTGTCGGCCCTAAGGAAGGCACAACTTGGCCGAATAGTTGCATGCATGTGATATTAAATGTGTGGTGATTTTAAAGTAATTTTCCATGTGAATAATAGGATACCTATATGTGACTATTATTTGACAGGACTTATCAcctcatttaatatatattaagattATCTAGTAACTGCGGTTGAGTCGGTTGAAACAATAATGTTGCCCAAGTAACCTCTGTTGCGTAGATTCGACTTAATTGAAGTTACAAAAGATAGTGTGTAAACATTTATGCGAGTTGTCGTCGGCCCCAAGGAAGGCACAACTTGGCCGGATAGTTACATACCTGTGATGGTAAATATGTGGTGATTATAACGTAATTATCCATGTGGATAATAGGATGCCCAAAGGTGACTATTATTTGACAGGACTTATCACCAATGTTTGACCATTACATTGAGAGTACCGCTTGCAGTTAATTCTTAGCAATCCAAAGATTGTGTTTTAATGGTGCGTTTGGTATCTTGTTAAGGTcttttatttacaaataaagaagcacgtttctttaatattttactgacatgtgtgttgatgttgtgttagtgtaaacttatttaattatttaagagtTTACATTCACATATATTATGATAAACATATGACAATTATAAGAATTTATTCTTTGTCAAAATAAATTGTCATTGTTTGATCATTGTTGTAAACTACCACTAGCAATTGATATTAATGTTTAAAGACATGATATTGATGGTGCACTAGGTATTTTGGTAAGTACTTTTGCTTCTCTTATTCTCTTTAAactaataaaatttatgtatctgttaatttgagttaaattttaactcttaaaagttcttttaggaattaaagaataatattaatgttgttCTTGgatctagaccttagataaggaTGGTGAAACTCACATTCTCTCACAAATTCAGAATCTAATGTGAGAATCAAGTTTGACAAGTGAGTATACACCAAATTCCATAGATCACGTGTGATCATTAAgctaaaatatcatatatattagaGGTGTTGTTTAAGATGGCAATTTTTTTTGTCGTATTTCCTTTGCTTAAACTAAGGTGCTTTTGAAGCAATACAGAGTAAGACAAGCTCTCATTGGAGAGTGAGTATTCTATTAAGGTTATTAGGCAAAGAAAATATTAGGACcacattatttaaatatttactcTTGCTGAGACACTATAATTTCGACTATCAGGTGACTTGTTCGAAAATTCTGCATTTAGTATTCTCTTTGCACAATTAAGTTTATAACTGTTAAAGTTAGAAATGATCCCTTCAAGGATCAATTCATAAAGTTTGCAAATAAAGAAAGGTTGAAgcaacagaaaataaaatagtggtCATTCAGAAAATACCTCAAAAGATAAGGGCAAATAAAGAAAGGTATTCTTGACTGACTTATGTCCAATGATGTTGAAAGATATATCAATTTTGGAATGGACAAAGTCGATAAAGatttctttattcatttttgaactattttttaGATTGTCATTAATGGattgtttttgtatttaaaagacAATTTGGTGAATCATTGCTTagattgattttttgttttaatttcccttttttgaatgaaccaatatattttacgttttttatttacaaatgaTGATTCAATGTGTCTTTTAAGTTCAATTATTAGAGTCAATCCAGTTATGACTTGTGACAATCTATATTTAAGTAAAGGTTTGAAAACTATAAGTTTTTGTCCCACCGACTGAGGAAATTTCGAGACATAAATTGTTAAGTTTTCTTGAGGATATTGAGTTTGGGGGAGAGATATGGTAAtagaacaaaattgaatgagGAAGAATTAGTTCTAAACTAGTTCATATAGTTACTattattatagtattttttgGATCCTCATAAGTGCATTATTGTTCTTCCTCTCAATCAAGTTAAGAAGTTATTTCATCTAGATCAAACTCAACACCCTCAAGAACTAGGGCTTCTAGTGTCATAAAGAGTTGACTTGAAAGAGAAATTCTATTTAGTGTAATTGAAAGACTCTATTAGGACAGTCATGACGCTAGTTTGCTTGTTATAGTTTTGAAGCTACATAAGATGGATGTCAATGCATTGTTTCTCAATGGTGACATTAATGATACTATACGGCGCAACCACAAAAAAACTTTGTGTCATTAGATACAAAGTAGATGGTTTGCAAAGTCATGAAATCCACTTATAAGTTAAGAAATTTGTCTCTTTAGTGTTACCACAAATTCTCATAAAGTAATTGTCTCATTTAGTTTTGAGATAATATTAAGTAGAGTTGTGGATTTAGTAAGCTTAGTGGGAGTAATTTTATATTGCTAGTTTaatatgtcaattttattttatttagtcaacGATGATATATGTTTGTTATGTGAAACAAGGAAATCTCTAACAAAAGTTAGTGATGAAAGATCCTGGGGAGACCTCTTTTGTATTAGGCATTTCAATACTTAGAGATTCTTCTCAAGGTATTATTTGGATATCACAAGAGTTATAtcaataaagttgaaaataaaatgacataatttttggATGACCTCAATCATCGAGAGAGACTTTTCAGTCTCAAATATTGCCCATTAGGAAATTTATGTattcataaatttaaagtattttccTACACTTTGCCTATAGGATTtttatgtatgattttattataCACATTTGAAAATAACGTATATAATAAGATTGTTTGACAGATACTTGAGCaattcaaagtttgaattgTTGAAAAGGCAACCATAAGGATTATTAAAGAGAACAAGAGAGTTATTACTCACATTAGAAATCTGACAATTTGGAGATCATTAGTGTGTCAGACTCTTGCTTTTGGATGTTTGTATATAATACCCATCCAACTCAGGAAATTACTGTAAGTATTTATGTCACTTGGTTGCATATTGTTAAAGGTATTGAAAGACCACTAAAGTTATATAGTGACATAATTCAgttgtatatttatttgataacaAAGTTTACAAGGTTCATTACCTTTTGTTGTTAAATGATAGAACACATAGAGACAAACTTTATGCTAGCTATACCACTAATCAAAGACACGACACATAAGTTCTTTCACGTGGTTGTTGTCATTAAGGATGTCTTGGATTAGTGGGAGTCTCTTATTTTATGTTCTATACTTTTGTTTTGATATTGATACAGACtttatgttatgattttctGCAGAAATAAAGTTCATGAGGTTATTATTGCTATAACCATTTATGTATCATCTgtgcaaattttaaatttgcaaAACTTCAGTTTGATCTCATTAAAGACTTCAGTTGGACCAGTTGAAAATAGACATGATTTAGAGATCACATTACATGAAATTTCCATGTCACTCATCCATATCGATCTATGTCATCAAGTGCATTGATATGGTGGTCGTCGGGGTTCCGTCACGTTATATGTCATTGACGACAGCCGCGGTGGTCCCATTATTAATGTATGAGGTGGACCAGATTGTAAAGTTGAAATCTAAAGATAAATAGCATTCAGTTGCGCGCCTAAAGAATTCTGATATAATTATTAAGATATGTAACccaagtgggagattgttggaatgttttattatttaataatattccaatatcattatgtgggcaaatatcgtaataataattatattagctatttatcaattgtgagccttaattgattagtgatcaaattaagtaataaggctaattagatttctattttggataattaattatttaattagttgatatggactcaacatgagtggatgtccggatggcccattaacggaataatgggaaaccctaatggccatccaatataaaagaggctatggtccccaataTACCGTACACGGCaatactctctcttctccccatctgaagagaacttgaggcataaaggtaccggttgaggaagaaccaaatcagccgccgctaactctattgtgtgtttcagatcatcTCATCTctttggttattgttgttgatgagagGGTTGTCTTGAAAGCTTTATCCAGGTATTCCtaataccctaattcttaatatccttggtaaatcaaacatgtcgtagatccgatcataatcatgttcaatgttttgtttgcttccgctattgattcataattgttgaacatgtattatgaaatctgtttatattaagacctaaatttccaACAGGAATGATGAAGGAATTGATTTCAATGAAGGTTGCTGGAAAGAAGTTAGAAATTGGATATCAGAAGTATTAGGTTATCTACGTAGGATTtagtgtttcttttttattataggATTTAGTGTTAGTTTGTTCAGCTATGGATCTACGGAATGAAtttctcctatttttttttattttgttgaaagaatgGAATGGATTTCTTGTTATCTTGAGATTAGGATTATATGTTGCATGGTGAATAGctcttaattttaata from Medicago truncatula cultivar Jemalong A17 chromosome 8, MtrunA17r5.0-ANR, whole genome shotgun sequence includes the following:
- the LOC11413763 gene encoding protein RADIALIS-like 1, which codes for MATSWTARQNKLFEQALALYDRETPERWHNVAKVVGKSVEDVKSHYEILKEDVQRIEHGHIPFPRYKTNTNS